A genomic window from Cricetulus griseus strain 17A/GY chromosome 4, alternate assembly CriGri-PICRH-1.0, whole genome shotgun sequence includes:
- the Cdv3 gene encoding protein CDV3 homolog isoform X8, with the protein MAETEERSLDNFFAKRDKKKKKERSSRAANAASGAGGSSAAAGARPGDGGSLGSGARSGDGGSLGSGVRSGDGGSLGSGARSGDGGTSRPGDGGSSGPAGKAVTKDEDEWKEFEQKEVDYSGLRVQAMQISEKEDDDNDKREDPGDNWEEGGGGSGVEKSSGPWNKTAPVQAPPAPVLVTETPEPAMPSGVYRPPGARLTTTRKTPQGPPEIYSDTQFPSLQSTAKHVESRKY; encoded by the exons ATGGCCGAAACCGAGGAGCGGAGCCTGGACAACTTCTTCGCCAAGAgggacaagaagaagaagaaggagcgGAGCAGCCGGGCGGCCAACGCGGCGAGTGGCGCGGGCGGGAGCAGCGCGGCGGCGGGCGCCAGGCCGGGCGACGGCGGGAGCTTAGGCTCCGGTGCCAGGTCGGGCGACGGCGGGAGCCTCGGCTCCGGTGTCAGGTCGGGCGACGGCGGAAGTCTGGGCTCCGGGGCCAGGTCTGGCGACGGCGGGACCTCGAGGCCGGGCGACGGCGGGAGCTCGGGCCCCGCCGGCAAGGCCGTAACGAAG GATGAAGATGAGTGGAAAGAATTTGAGCAAAAAGAGGTTGATTACAGCGGTCTAAGAGTTCAGGCAATGCAAATAAG TGAAAAGGAAGATGATGATAATGACAAGAGAGAAGATCCAGGAGACAACTGGGAAGAAGGTGGAGGTGGTAGTGGAGTAGAAAAGTCTTCAGGTCCCTGGAATAAAACAGCTCCAGTACAAGCACCTCCTGCTCCAGTATTAg TTACAGAAACTCCGGAGCCAGCAATGCCTAGTGGTGTATATAGGCCTCCTGGGGCCAGGCTAACCACAACAAGGAAAACGCCACAAGGACCACCAGAAATATACAGTGACACACAGTTCCCATCCCTGCAGTCCACTGCCAAGCACGTAGAGAGCCGAAA ATACTGA
- the Cdv3 gene encoding protein CDV3 homolog isoform X6, with protein sequence MAETEERSLDNFFAKRDKKKKKERSSRAANAASGAGGSSAAAGARPGDGGSLGSGARSGDGGSLGSGVRSGDGGSLGSGARSGDGGTSRPGDGGSSGPAGKAVTKDEDEWKEFEQKEVDYSGLRVQAMQISEKEDDDNDKREDPGDNWEEGGGGSGVEKSSGPWNKTAPVQAPPAPVLVTETPEPAMPSGVYRPPGARLTTTRKTPQGPPEIYSDTQFPSLQSTAKHVESRKDKEMEKSFEVVRHKNRGREEVSKNQALKLQLDNQYAVLENQKYSHTQYS encoded by the exons ATGGCCGAAACCGAGGAGCGGAGCCTGGACAACTTCTTCGCCAAGAgggacaagaagaagaagaaggagcgGAGCAGCCGGGCGGCCAACGCGGCGAGTGGCGCGGGCGGGAGCAGCGCGGCGGCGGGCGCCAGGCCGGGCGACGGCGGGAGCTTAGGCTCCGGTGCCAGGTCGGGCGACGGCGGGAGCCTCGGCTCCGGTGTCAGGTCGGGCGACGGCGGAAGTCTGGGCTCCGGGGCCAGGTCTGGCGACGGCGGGACCTCGAGGCCGGGCGACGGCGGGAGCTCGGGCCCCGCCGGCAAGGCCGTAACGAAG GATGAAGATGAGTGGAAAGAATTTGAGCAAAAAGAGGTTGATTACAGCGGTCTAAGAGTTCAGGCAATGCAAATAAG TGAAAAGGAAGATGATGATAATGACAAGAGAGAAGATCCAGGAGACAACTGGGAAGAAGGTGGAGGTGGTAGTGGAGTAGAAAAGTCTTCAGGTCCCTGGAATAAAACAGCTCCAGTACAAGCACCTCCTGCTCCAGTATTAg TTACAGAAACTCCGGAGCCAGCAATGCCTAGTGGTGTATATAGGCCTCCTGGGGCCAGGCTAACCACAACAAGGAAAACGCCACAAGGACCACCAGAAATATACAGTGACACACAGTTCCCATCCCTGCAGTCCACTGCCAAGCACGTAGAGAGCCGAAA GgataaagaaatggagaagagctTTGAAGTAGTAAGACACAAAAATAGAGGTAGGGAGGAGGTTTCAAAAAACCAGGCCCTTAAACTTCAGCTAGACAACCAGTATGCTGTGCTTGAAAATCAGAAGTACAGCCACACACAGTACAGTTAA
- the Cdv3 gene encoding protein CDV3 homolog isoform X5, whose translation MAETEERSLDNFFAKRDKKKKKERSSRAANAASGAGGSSAAAGARPGDGGSLGSGARSGDGGSLGSGVRSGDGGSLGSGARSGDGGTSRPGDGGSSGPAGKAVTKDEDEWKEFEQKEVDYSGLRVQAMQISEKEDDDNDKREDPGDNWEEGGGGSGVEKSSGPWNKTAPVQAPPAPVLVTETPEPAMPSGVYRPPGARLTTTRKTPQGPPEIYSDTQFPSLQSTAKHVESRNRDKEMEKSFEVVRHKNRGREEVSKNQALKLQLDNQYAVLENQKYSHTQYS comes from the exons ATGGCCGAAACCGAGGAGCGGAGCCTGGACAACTTCTTCGCCAAGAgggacaagaagaagaagaaggagcgGAGCAGCCGGGCGGCCAACGCGGCGAGTGGCGCGGGCGGGAGCAGCGCGGCGGCGGGCGCCAGGCCGGGCGACGGCGGGAGCTTAGGCTCCGGTGCCAGGTCGGGCGACGGCGGGAGCCTCGGCTCCGGTGTCAGGTCGGGCGACGGCGGAAGTCTGGGCTCCGGGGCCAGGTCTGGCGACGGCGGGACCTCGAGGCCGGGCGACGGCGGGAGCTCGGGCCCCGCCGGCAAGGCCGTAACGAAG GATGAAGATGAGTGGAAAGAATTTGAGCAAAAAGAGGTTGATTACAGCGGTCTAAGAGTTCAGGCAATGCAAATAAG TGAAAAGGAAGATGATGATAATGACAAGAGAGAAGATCCAGGAGACAACTGGGAAGAAGGTGGAGGTGGTAGTGGAGTAGAAAAGTCTTCAGGTCCCTGGAATAAAACAGCTCCAGTACAAGCACCTCCTGCTCCAGTATTAg TTACAGAAACTCCGGAGCCAGCAATGCCTAGTGGTGTATATAGGCCTCCTGGGGCCAGGCTAACCACAACAAGGAAAACGCCACAAGGACCACCAGAAATATACAGTGACACACAGTTCCCATCCCTGCAGTCCACTGCCAAGCACGTAGAGAGCCGAAA CAG GgataaagaaatggagaagagctTTGAAGTAGTAAGACACAAAAATAGAGGTAGGGAGGAGGTTTCAAAAAACCAGGCCCTTAAACTTCAGCTAGACAACCAGTATGCTGTGCTTGAAAATCAGAAGTACAGCCACACACAGTACAGTTAA
- the Cdv3 gene encoding protein CDV3 homolog isoform X7, with product MAETEERSLDNFFAKRDKKKKKERSSRAANAASGAGGSSAAAGARPGDGGSLGSGARSGDGGSLGSGVRSGDGGSLGSGARSGDGGTSRPGDGGSSGPAGKAVTKDEDEWKEFEQKEVDYSGLRVQAMQISEKEDDDNDKREDPGDNWEEGGGGSGVEKSSGPWNKTAPVQAPPAPVLVTETPEPAMPSGVYRPPGARLTTTRKTPQGPPEIYSDTQFPSLQSTAKHVESRKYLK from the exons ATGGCCGAAACCGAGGAGCGGAGCCTGGACAACTTCTTCGCCAAGAgggacaagaagaagaagaaggagcgGAGCAGCCGGGCGGCCAACGCGGCGAGTGGCGCGGGCGGGAGCAGCGCGGCGGCGGGCGCCAGGCCGGGCGACGGCGGGAGCTTAGGCTCCGGTGCCAGGTCGGGCGACGGCGGGAGCCTCGGCTCCGGTGTCAGGTCGGGCGACGGCGGAAGTCTGGGCTCCGGGGCCAGGTCTGGCGACGGCGGGACCTCGAGGCCGGGCGACGGCGGGAGCTCGGGCCCCGCCGGCAAGGCCGTAACGAAG GATGAAGATGAGTGGAAAGAATTTGAGCAAAAAGAGGTTGATTACAGCGGTCTAAGAGTTCAGGCAATGCAAATAAG TGAAAAGGAAGATGATGATAATGACAAGAGAGAAGATCCAGGAGACAACTGGGAAGAAGGTGGAGGTGGTAGTGGAGTAGAAAAGTCTTCAGGTCCCTGGAATAAAACAGCTCCAGTACAAGCACCTCCTGCTCCAGTATTAg TTACAGAAACTCCGGAGCCAGCAATGCCTAGTGGTGTATATAGGCCTCCTGGGGCCAGGCTAACCACAACAAGGAAAACGCCACAAGGACCACCAGAAATATACAGTGACACACAGTTCCCATCCCTGCAGTCCACTGCCAAGCACGTAGAGAGCCGAAA GTACTTAAAATGA
- the Cdv3 gene encoding protein CDV3 homolog isoform X9, translating to MQISEKEDDDNDKREDPGDNWEEGGGGSGVEKSSGPWNKTAPVQAPPAPVLVTETPEPAMPSGVYRPPGARLTTTRKTPQGPPEIYSDTQFPSLQSTAKHVESRNRDKEMEKSFEVVRHKNRGREEVSKNQALKLQLDNQYAVLENQKYSHTQYS from the exons ATGCAAATAAG TGAAAAGGAAGATGATGATAATGACAAGAGAGAAGATCCAGGAGACAACTGGGAAGAAGGTGGAGGTGGTAGTGGAGTAGAAAAGTCTTCAGGTCCCTGGAATAAAACAGCTCCAGTACAAGCACCTCCTGCTCCAGTATTAg TTACAGAAACTCCGGAGCCAGCAATGCCTAGTGGTGTATATAGGCCTCCTGGGGCCAGGCTAACCACAACAAGGAAAACGCCACAAGGACCACCAGAAATATACAGTGACACACAGTTCCCATCCCTGCAGTCCACTGCCAAGCACGTAGAGAGCCGAAA CAG GgataaagaaatggagaagagctTTGAAGTAGTAAGACACAAAAATAGAGGTAGGGAGGAGGTTTCAAAAAACCAGGCCCTTAAACTTCAGCTAGACAACCAGTATGCTGTGCTTGAAAATCAGAAGTACAGCCACACACAGTACAGTTAA